In one window of Juglans regia cultivar Chandler chromosome 3, Walnut 2.0, whole genome shotgun sequence DNA:
- the LOC108999404 gene encoding myosin-10-like isoform X1: MQTAEPPQNSQQLMVQSSGSLSFNSNLSKEDEEMSRSALSTFRAKEEEIERKKMEVREKVQAQLGRVEEETKRLATIREELEALADPMRKEVASVRKKIDAVNKELKPLGHTCQKKEKEYKEALEAFNEKNKEKVQLITRLMELVGESERLRMKKLEELMTHAELDSPPITREVLPFEQLPITTVDDINN; encoded by the exons ATGCAGACAGCGGAGCCTCCTCAAAACTCGCAACAGCTAATGGTGCAGAGCTCGGGAAGCCTCAGTTTCAACAGCAACTTATCCAAAGAAGACGAGGAGATGTCAAGGTCTGCTCTCTCTACTTTCCGGGCCAAGGAAGAGGAGattgaaaggaagaagatggagGTCAGAGAGAAGGTTCAAGCGCAGTTGGGCCGTGTTGAAGAAGAAACCAAGCGTTTGGCCACGATTCGTGAG GAGCTTGAAGCGCTAGCCGATCCCATGAGGAAAGAAGTTGCATCCGTCCGCAAGAAGATTGATGCAGTGAACAAAGAATTAAAGCCATTGGGGCATACCTGCCAGAAGAAG GAGAAAGAATACAAAGAAGCTCTTGAGGCATTCAATGAGAAGAACAAGGAAAAAGTACAACTTATAACCAGGTTAATGGAG CTGGTGGGTGAAAGTGAgaggttgaggatgaagaagCTGGAGGAGCTGA TGACACATGCCGAACTGGATTCTCCCCCCATTACGAGAGAGGTCCTGCCATTTGAGCAGCTACCAATAACAACGGTTGATGATATCAACAATTGA
- the LOC108999404 gene encoding ankyrin repeat domain-containing protein 30A-like isoform X2, with the protein MQTAEPPQNSQQLMVQSSGSLSFNSNLSKEDEEMSRSALSTFRAKEEEIERKKMEVREKVQAQLGRVEEETKRLATIREELEALADPMRKEVASVRKKIDAVNKELKPLGHTCQKKEKEYKEALEAFNEKNKEKVQLITRLMELVGESERLRMKKLEELSKNIDSLQ; encoded by the exons ATGCAGACAGCGGAGCCTCCTCAAAACTCGCAACAGCTAATGGTGCAGAGCTCGGGAAGCCTCAGTTTCAACAGCAACTTATCCAAAGAAGACGAGGAGATGTCAAGGTCTGCTCTCTCTACTTTCCGGGCCAAGGAAGAGGAGattgaaaggaagaagatggagGTCAGAGAGAAGGTTCAAGCGCAGTTGGGCCGTGTTGAAGAAGAAACCAAGCGTTTGGCCACGATTCGTGAG GAGCTTGAAGCGCTAGCCGATCCCATGAGGAAAGAAGTTGCATCCGTCCGCAAGAAGATTGATGCAGTGAACAAAGAATTAAAGCCATTGGGGCATACCTGCCAGAAGAAG GAGAAAGAATACAAAGAAGCTCTTGAGGCATTCAATGAGAAGAACAAGGAAAAAGTACAACTTATAACCAGGTTAATGGAG CTGGTGGGTGAAAGTGAgaggttgaggatgaagaagCTGGAGGAGCTGAGTAAGAACATCGATTCATTACAATGA
- the LOC108983419 gene encoding growth-regulating factor 3-like, with the protein MDFHLKQWRNQHESEQQHSAKIPKLLLEPHPQQPQLSGSALSLFVPEPSSKISSLSAFPDSTSAAATIFPRMGSYFSLSQWQELELQALIFRYMLAGAAVPPELLQPIKKSLVHTPPYFLHHPLQHYSHFQPALLQSGYWGRAAMDPEPGRCRRTDGKKWRCSRDVVAGQKYCERHVHRGRNRSRKPVEIPTSINSSTSTIANGGGALKTMIPVAAMPLATVDGASHFAISGTSHANDLLHLSHSCSGSKTENKGLFEAQNDAANGKSDGHILRHFFDDWPRSLQESDNAGSNASPMNSATCLSISSSDVSLKLSTGNGDEPGSRDGNAEAEQQQMNWAAGWSTNQVASMGGPLAEALRSSTSNLSPTSVLHQLHRAPASEASFVGT; encoded by the exons atggaCTTCCATCTGAAGCAATGGAGAAACCAGCATGAGTCAGAGCAACAACATTCTGCAAAGATACCAAAACTTCTCCTTGAGCCCCATCCACAACAGCCACAACTATCCGGCTCTGCTCTCTCCTTGTTTGTACCCGAACCCAGCAGCAAAATCAGCTCCCTGTCAGCATTTCCTGATTCAACATCAGCTGCTGCAACCATATTTCCTA GAATGGGTAGCTATTTCAGCTTGTCCCAGTGGCAGGAGCTTGAGCTGCAGGCTTTGATATTCAGGTATATGTTGGCAGGTGCTGCTGTTCCTCCTGAACTACTTCAGCCAATAAAGAAAAGCCTTGTTCACACTCCTCCATATTTTCTTCATCACCCTCTTCAACATTACTCGCATTTTCAGCCTGCTT TATTGCAATCAGGCTACTGGGGGAGAGCCGCCATGGATCCAGAGCCCGGGCGCTGCCGGAGGACTGACGGCAAGAAGTGGCGGTGCTCGAGGGACGTGGTGGCCGGCCAGAAGTACTGCGAGCGCCACGTGCACCGAGGCAGAAACCGTTCAAGAAAGCCTGTGGAAATCCCCACATCCATCAATTCCTCTACTAGTACTATAGCTAATGGTGGTGGGGCTCTCAAAACCATGATCCCCGTTGCCGCCATGCCCTTGGCCACGGTGGATGGTGCGAGCCACTTCGCTATTTCAGGAACATCTCATGCCAACGATCTCCTCCATCTCAGTCacag TTGCTCAGGGTCCAAAACTGAGAACAAGGGCCTCTTTGAAGCCCAAAATGATGCAGCCAATGGTAAATCAGATGGCCATATCCTACGGCATTTTTTCGATGACTGGCCGCGATCACTTCAAGAATCCGATAACGCTGGAAGCAATGCAAGCCCCATGAACTCCGCCACCTGCCTCTCAATTTCGTCGTCAGATGTGTCGCTGAAACTGTCTACTGGTAACGGAGACGAGCCAGGCTCCCGGGATGGCAATGCAGAGGCAGAGCAACAGCAAATGAATTGGGCTGCAGGGTGGTCTACTAATCAAGTGGCTTCAATGGGGGGTCCTCTTGCAGAGGCCTTGAGATCTTCCACTTCCAATTTATCGCCCACGAGTGTTCTTCATCAATTGCACCGTGCTCCAGCCTCTGAGGCTAGCTTTGTTGGCACGTGA